A genomic segment from Patescibacteria group bacterium encodes:
- a CDS encoding FtsX-like permease family protein, producing the protein SDATAVINSEHHIKREADADFTVRNIADAVSILTTVTNALSLFLTSMAAIALLVGGIGILNIMLVTVAERTREIGLRKAVGASNAAILRQFLLEAGLFTLIGGLIGIVLGAIISYLISLLMDYLGYDWAYVISLTSVVLAIGVSILTGVVFGLYPALKAARLNPIDALRYE; encoded by the coding sequence CAGCGATGCCACCGCGGTAATTAATTCCGAGCACCATATCAAGCGCGAGGCGGATGCCGATTTTACCGTGCGCAACATTGCCGACGCCGTTAGCATCCTTACCACGGTCACCAATGCTTTAAGCTTATTCTTAACGTCTATGGCCGCTATCGCTTTATTGGTAGGCGGCATCGGCATTTTAAATATTATGCTGGTTACCGTGGCGGAACGCACCCGTGAAATCGGCTTGCGCAAAGCCGTAGGCGCCTCAAATGCGGCAATCCTCCGGCAATTCTTGCTTGAAGCTGGACTGTTTACTTTAATCGGCGGTTTAATCGGCATAGTTCTGGGGGCGATAATTTCATATTTGATTTCTCTTTTAATGGATTATTTGGGTTATGATTGGGCTTATGTTATTTCCTTGACTTCAGTGGTTTTAGCTATCGGCGTTTCAATTTTAACCGGCGTGGTTTTCGGATTGTACCCGGCGCTTAAAGCCGCCCGGTTAAATCCGATAGATGCTTTAAGATATGAGTAA